The Aeromicrobium senzhongii genome includes a window with the following:
- the gdhA gene encoding NADP-specific glutamate dehydrogenase, producing MHEKLGKVYDEVLHRNPGETEFHQAVHEVLESLGPVVTKHPAYTDAAVIRRLCEPERQIIFRVPWVDDQGHVQINRGFRVEFNSALGPFKGGLRFHPSVYLGIVKFLGFEQIFKNSLTGMPIGGGKGGSDFDPKGRSDGEIMRFCQAFMTELYRHIGEYTDVPAGDIGVGGREIGFLFGQYKRITNRYESGVLTGKGITWGGSLVRTEATGYGTVFFAGEILRTRGDSFDGKRVVVSGSGNVATYAIEKLQQLGATVVACSDSSGYVVDEKGIDLDLLKDIKEVRRARISEYADQRDGARFVNDSSIWNVPCDIALPCATQNELDEADAKTLAGHGCTIVAEGANMPCTPEAIRLFGEAGIVFAPGKAANAGGVATSALEMQQNASRDRWSFEYTEDRLAETMRGIHDRCLATADEYEAPGNYVAGANIAGFTQVADAMLALGVI from the coding sequence TTGCACGAGAAGCTCGGCAAGGTCTACGACGAAGTGCTCCACCGGAACCCCGGCGAGACTGAGTTCCACCAAGCCGTCCACGAGGTCCTCGAGAGCCTCGGGCCAGTGGTGACGAAGCACCCGGCCTACACCGACGCCGCCGTCATCCGGCGGCTGTGTGAGCCGGAGCGTCAGATCATCTTCCGGGTCCCGTGGGTCGACGACCAGGGACACGTGCAGATCAACCGCGGCTTCCGCGTCGAGTTCAACTCGGCCCTCGGCCCGTTCAAGGGTGGCCTGCGGTTCCACCCGAGCGTCTACCTGGGCATCGTCAAGTTCCTCGGGTTCGAGCAGATCTTCAAGAACTCCCTGACCGGGATGCCCATCGGCGGCGGCAAGGGCGGCTCGGACTTCGATCCCAAGGGTCGCTCCGACGGCGAGATCATGCGCTTCTGCCAGGCGTTCATGACCGAGCTGTACCGCCACATCGGCGAGTACACCGACGTCCCCGCGGGCGACATCGGCGTGGGCGGCCGCGAGATCGGCTTCCTGTTCGGCCAGTACAAGCGGATCACCAACCGCTACGAGTCCGGCGTCCTCACGGGCAAGGGCATCACGTGGGGCGGCTCCCTCGTGCGCACCGAGGCGACCGGCTACGGCACGGTCTTCTTCGCCGGCGAGATCCTGCGCACCCGGGGCGACTCCTTCGACGGCAAGCGCGTCGTCGTGTCGGGCTCGGGCAACGTCGCGACGTACGCCATCGAGAAGCTGCAACAGCTCGGTGCCACGGTCGTGGCGTGCTCGGACTCCAGCGGCTACGTCGTGGACGAGAAGGGCATCGACCTCGATCTGCTCAAGGACATCAAGGAGGTGCGCCGGGCGCGGATCAGCGAGTACGCCGACCAGCGCGACGGCGCCCGCTTCGTGAACGACTCCTCGATCTGGAACGTGCCCTGCGACATCGCGCTGCCCTGCGCGACCCAGAACGAGCTCGACGAGGCCGACGCCAAGACGCTGGCCGGTCACGGCTGCACGATCGTCGCGGAGGGCGCGAACATGCCCTGCACCCCCGAGGCGATCCGTCTGTTCGGCGAGGCCGGCATCGTGTTCGCGCCGGGCAAGGCCGCGAACGCCGGCGGCGTCGCGACCAGCGCCCTGGAGATGCAGCAGAACGCGTCCCGCGACCGTTGGTCGTTCGAGTACACCGAGGACCGGCTCGCCGAGACCATGCGCGGCATCCACGACCGCTGCCTGGCCACCGCCGACGAGTACGAGGCGCCGGGCAACTACGTCGCGGGCGCCAACATCGCCGGCTTCACCCAGGTGGCCGACGCGATGCTCGCGCTCGGTGTCATCTGA
- a CDS encoding glycosyltransferase family 2 protein, translated as MTSVAVITVVHGRHEHLTAQHRSLSASTRCPDDRVVVAMGDPRLHDWAPTGAPAPRVLPIDVGPQGLPLAAARNLGAQTAIDRGADVLVFLDVDCLAAPTLVADYAEAVTAEPQRLWCGPVTYLPPAPAGGYPLADLESWDDPHPARPAPAAGERIRGGDPDLFWSLSFALHRDTWARIGGFCEQYVGYGGEDTDFAQCAVAAGLELGWTGAARAFHQHHPVERPPIRHLDDILRNGAIFRRRWGRWPMQGWLDAFAERGLVERHGDDWVRTTGV; from the coding sequence ATGACCTCCGTCGCTGTCATCACGGTGGTCCACGGCCGTCACGAGCACCTGACGGCCCAGCACCGGTCGCTGTCGGCGAGCACCCGGTGCCCCGACGACCGGGTCGTGGTGGCGATGGGCGACCCCCGGTTGCACGACTGGGCTCCCACGGGGGCACCGGCGCCGCGCGTCCTGCCGATCGACGTCGGCCCTCAGGGGCTGCCGCTCGCAGCGGCGCGGAACCTCGGTGCGCAGACGGCGATCGACCGGGGGGCCGACGTACTCGTCTTCCTCGACGTCGACTGCCTCGCCGCGCCGACGCTCGTCGCCGACTACGCCGAGGCCGTCACGGCCGAGCCGCAGCGGCTGTGGTGCGGACCGGTGACCTACCTGCCGCCGGCGCCGGCCGGCGGCTACCCGCTGGCCGACCTCGAGTCCTGGGACGACCCCCATCCGGCTCGCCCGGCACCCGCGGCCGGCGAGCGGATCCGCGGCGGCGATCCCGACCTGTTCTGGTCGCTGTCCTTCGCCCTGCACCGCGACACGTGGGCGCGCATCGGCGGCTTCTGCGAGCAGTACGTCGGGTACGGCGGCGAGGACACCGACTTCGCCCAGTGTGCCGTCGCCGCGGGCCTCGAGCTCGGCTGGACCGGGGCGGCCCGTGCCTTCCACCAGCACCACCCGGTCGAGCGTCCGCCGATCCGCCACCTGGACGACATCCTCCGCAACGGCGCGATCTTCCGGCGCCGCTGGGGCCGGTGGCCGATGCAGGGCTGGCTGGACGCGTTCGCCGAGCGCGGCCTCGTCGAGCGACACGGGGACGACTGGGTCAGGACGACCGGCGTGTGA
- a CDS encoding glycosyltransferase: MTRSALESRATDDRPWPGSVPPPGGATVRVASVPSTHVYVRHLRPPSGPSPFVHLPDPDPDHPSRSATTKWWPPVMLRPEWAATADFDVFHVQFGFDACSPEDLSRLVGVLRERGKPLVLTAHDLRNPHHPTRELHDEQLGVLVAAADAVITLTDGAAAEIARRWGREALVLPHPHVVELDTMARLRRRREASTSGEFRIGLHIKSLRQSMDPLPVLRVLDETIRDLPGAVLQVNGHHDVLDPDGARREPVIAQWLEQASAEGRVDLRVHDFLPDRDLWDYLAGLDLAVLPYRFGSHSGWLEACRDLGTTVLAPTCGYYADQGPVLSFGFDEARFDAASLADAVRHAYRTRPAHGASVDERRDQRIEVARAHDRLYRELLA, from the coding sequence GTGACGAGGTCAGCCCTCGAGAGCCGGGCCACGGACGATCGTCCGTGGCCCGGCTCGGTCCCCCCGCCGGGCGGTGCGACCGTGCGTGTCGCCTCCGTCCCTTCGACGCACGTCTACGTGCGTCACCTGCGGCCCCCGTCGGGGCCGAGTCCGTTCGTGCACCTGCCCGATCCCGATCCGGACCACCCGTCGCGCAGCGCCACCACGAAGTGGTGGCCGCCCGTCATGCTGCGACCGGAGTGGGCGGCGACCGCCGACTTCGACGTGTTCCACGTGCAGTTCGGTTTCGACGCGTGCTCGCCCGAGGACCTGTCCCGGCTCGTCGGCGTCCTGCGTGAGCGGGGCAAGCCGCTCGTCCTGACGGCCCACGACCTGCGCAATCCGCACCACCCCACGCGCGAACTGCACGACGAGCAGCTTGGCGTCCTGGTGGCGGCGGCCGATGCGGTCATCACCCTGACCGACGGTGCCGCCGCCGAGATCGCCCGCCGGTGGGGGCGCGAGGCGCTGGTGCTGCCGCATCCGCACGTCGTCGAACTCGACACGATGGCGCGCCTGCGCCGCCGGCGCGAGGCGTCGACGTCGGGCGAGTTCCGCATCGGCCTGCACATCAAGAGCCTGCGCCAGAGCATGGACCCCCTTCCGGTGCTGCGGGTCCTCGACGAGACGATCCGGGACCTGCCCGGTGCCGTCCTGCAGGTGAACGGGCACCACGACGTGCTCGATCCCGACGGCGCCCGCCGCGAGCCGGTCATCGCGCAGTGGCTGGAGCAGGCGAGCGCCGAGGGACGCGTCGACCTGCGGGTGCACGACTTCCTCCCCGACCGCGACCTGTGGGACTACCTGGCCGGTTTGGACCTGGCGGTCCTGCCGTACCGTTTCGGCAGCCATTCGGGCTGGCTCGAGGCCTGCCGCGACCTGGGTACGACAGTCCTCGCCCCGACCTGCGGGTACTACGCGGACCAGGGTCCCGTGTTGTCCTTCGGGTTCGACGAGGCGCGGTTCGACGCCGCTTCGCTGGCCGACGCCGTCCGGCACGCGTACCGGACCCGGCCCGCTCACGGTGCATCGGTGGACGAGCGACGTGACCAACGGATCGAGGTGGCTCGGGCCCACGACCGGCTGTACCGCGAGCTGCTGGCATGA
- a CDS encoding glycosyltransferase, with protein MIGYYVHHVGSGHLHRATALAAALDVPVTGLSSLPRPAAWTGDWIELDRDDLTARTAGDTAEGFLHWAPFGEPGLRSRMAAVSSWIGAAAPDLVVSDVSVEIALLARLHGVPVISVVLPGDRSDRAHQLGYAASTELVSFWPPSAEGMAIGAGERLRPLGALSRFTAPDEVPQRSSSSRRVVVLNGRGGGGPTAAQLDEARRQTPGWQWEILGGSDGPWLADPFPSIRDADVVLTHAGQNAIAEVAAARRPAIVVPGARPHDEQRTTAGVLASGPWPVVVEREFPSTGWAERLDRAVGLDGRDWAPWCDGRAAERFAEVVARVTQVASVR; from the coding sequence ATGATCGGCTACTACGTCCATCACGTCGGCAGCGGTCACCTGCACCGGGCCACGGCACTGGCCGCTGCGCTCGACGTCCCTGTCACGGGGCTGTCGTCCCTGCCGCGTCCCGCGGCGTGGACCGGTGACTGGATCGAGCTCGACCGTGACGACCTGACCGCGCGGACGGCCGGTGACACCGCGGAGGGCTTCTTGCACTGGGCGCCGTTCGGCGAGCCCGGGCTGCGCAGCCGGATGGCCGCCGTGTCGTCGTGGATCGGTGCGGCTGCCCCCGACCTGGTGGTCAGTGACGTCTCGGTCGAGATCGCGTTGCTGGCGCGACTGCACGGGGTGCCCGTGATCTCGGTGGTCCTGCCCGGGGACCGGTCGGACCGGGCGCACCAGCTGGGTTACGCCGCCTCCACCGAGCTGGTCTCGTTCTGGCCGCCGAGCGCCGAGGGCATGGCGATCGGAGCCGGTGAGCGACTGCGGCCGCTGGGGGCGCTCTCGCGGTTCACCGCGCCTGACGAGGTGCCGCAGCGTTCGTCGTCCAGCCGGCGGGTGGTCGTGCTCAACGGCCGCGGTGGGGGAGGCCCCACGGCGGCGCAGCTGGACGAGGCGCGCCGCCAGACGCCGGGGTGGCAGTGGGAGATCCTCGGCGGGTCCGACGGCCCGTGGCTCGCCGACCCGTTCCCCTCGATCCGTGACGCCGACGTCGTGCTGACCCACGCGGGCCAGAACGCGATCGCCGAGGTCGCCGCCGCCCGGCGCCCGGCCATCGTGGTCCCGGGCGCCCGGCCCCACGACGAGCAGCGCACCACGGCCGGCGTCCTGGCCTCAGGCCCGTGGCCCGTCGTGGTCGAGCGCGAGTTCCCGTCGACCGGCTGGGCCGAGCGGCTCGACCGGGCCGTCGGACTGGACGGCCGGGACTGGGCGCCCTGGTGCGACGGACGGGCGGCGGAGCGCTTCGCCGAGGTCGTCGCACGGGTCACGCAGGTGGCCTCGGTCCGATGA
- a CDS encoding glycosyltransferase family 4 protein has product MSSLRICLIASSRFPIREPFAGGLESHTHALAHELTARGHEVTLFAAPGSDPRLGTRQLPVQAFPPGFVGRPDISVTPENWMAEHHAYLGLMLELAASGRQRFDVVHNNSLHHLPVAMASTLAVPMVTTLHTPPVPWLESALHYASANSAFVSVSRFTALAWAHAVTSTTILNGVDVDRWQQGPGGGPAIWSGRIVPEKGPHLAIDAARLAGMPLVLAGPSLDRAYFDAEIAPRLGGDVTYLGHLDHDHLRTEVAAARVAVVTPTWDEPYGLVAAEALACGTPVAAFARGALPEIVDETVGALAVPDDVADLARAMEHAAGLDRSHVRRVAVERCSISVMVDRYEELYDQLAPRAAA; this is encoded by the coding sequence ATGAGCAGCCTGAGGATCTGCCTGATCGCCTCCAGCCGCTTCCCGATCCGCGAGCCGTTCGCCGGCGGGCTGGAGTCCCACACCCACGCGCTGGCCCATGAGCTGACGGCGCGCGGGCACGAGGTCACGCTCTTCGCCGCGCCGGGCTCCGACCCGCGGCTGGGCACGCGGCAGCTGCCCGTGCAGGCGTTCCCGCCGGGCTTCGTCGGGCGACCCGACATCTCGGTCACGCCCGAGAACTGGATGGCCGAGCACCACGCCTACCTGGGGCTGATGCTGGAGCTCGCGGCGTCGGGACGACAGCGGTTCGACGTCGTCCACAACAACAGCCTGCACCACCTGCCGGTCGCGATGGCCTCGACGCTCGCCGTGCCCATGGTCACGACCCTGCACACGCCGCCCGTGCCCTGGCTCGAGTCGGCGCTGCACTACGCGTCGGCGAACAGCGCGTTCGTCTCGGTCAGCCGCTTCACGGCGCTGGCCTGGGCGCATGCCGTCACGAGCACGACGATCCTCAACGGTGTCGACGTCGACCGGTGGCAGCAGGGCCCGGGCGGAGGACCGGCGATCTGGTCGGGCCGGATCGTCCCCGAGAAGGGGCCGCACCTGGCCATCGACGCGGCGCGGCTGGCCGGGATGCCGCTCGTGCTCGCGGGGCCGAGCCTGGACCGCGCGTACTTCGACGCCGAGATCGCCCCGCGGCTCGGCGGGGACGTCACGTACCTGGGCCACCTCGACCACGACCACCTGCGCACGGAGGTGGCCGCCGCCCGGGTCGCCGTCGTCACCCCGACGTGGGACGAGCCGTACGGCCTCGTCGCCGCGGAGGCGCTGGCCTGCGGCACGCCCGTCGCCGCGTTCGCTCGTGGTGCGTTGCCCGAGATCGTCGACGAGACCGTCGGCGCGCTGGCGGTGCCGGACGACGTGGCCGACCTCGCGCGGGCGATGGAGCACGCCGCCGGCCTCGACCGGTCGCACGTGCGGCGTGTCGCGGTCGAGCGGTGCTCGATCTCGGTGATGGTCGACCGCTACGAGGAGCTCTACGACCAACTGGCCCCGCGAGCGGCGGCATGA
- a CDS encoding DUF5302 domain-containing protein, whose translation MTDAEDVKAKFREALDKKKERHHATAEGAEHDGSEKSHGAAKPIDQPEFRRKSV comes from the coding sequence ATGACTGACGCAGAAGATGTGAAGGCCAAGTTCCGCGAGGCGCTCGACAAGAAGAAGGAGCGCCACCACGCCACGGCCGAAGGGGCCGAGCACGACGGCAGTGAGAAGTCGCACGGCGCCGCCAAGCCGATCGACCAGCCGGAGTTCCGCCGCAAGTCGGTCTGA
- a CDS encoding DUF6351 family protein → MRALHRLVRPVLVAVAGTALVAGAGVAAEGAARPGEALRIEVLSSAAHQVSAGDALVEVRVPRRVRPADVVVRAGAADVTDAFDLTADRTLVGLVSGLREGRTTLRADVRRGARVGARPASVRVTNHPAAGPIFSGPHQQPFVCTTARGRFDGRKILGQPIVDNQDRQGIAVARQDANGDYPQDARGYPTAAAQTVGWSANCAAERRIGYVYRSTTDDRFHWLDDPANAPADTATTTTDDGRQVPFVVRWERGTINRFIYSIAVLAPVGDADPERPDGALWNRRLVFSFQGGVAIGHTQGTTSDDAMLPAELLGQGYGVMWSSGTRTSTHYNLQLGGETALMLKERAVETYGVPDYTVAVGGSGGAIQQYVYAQNHPGIIDAAIPQYSYPDMVTQVIHVGDCELLEHYFDATDRTNAKWKDPEVRQAIIGLNGTKEPKNLSAGEIAQWNQLYGAMQALGYQVMDRAPGSAAPPLSECKPGWFGLTPLALNPTFTDVDDLDQLAQGTDGVEWTHFADLVNVYGTGPDGYARVPWDNVGVQYGLQALKDGVITPAEFLDLNAKVGSWKESRDMVTEGAPFAGPTTPQNFDPWSSRNMKLSPGGDAPAPRREGDLRAMRAAYTSGMQFQGDIDIPIIDLRPYLEDELDMHNTQQSFATRQRMLNVDGDASNQVIWFTDARPAQDYDPTLRAFEVIDEWMANIARHPRRGVSGNKPRRAVDTCFTTTGDVIAAGSRVWSGIIDTRSAGECTQRFPIYSSSRRVAGAPFEGGIWKCALQPVSKAARSGLYGSWKPTREELARLQQVFPGGVCDYRRPDAGKPAGRHHAWWQH, encoded by the coding sequence ATGCGTGCTCTTCACCGTCTCGTCCGTCCCGTCCTCGTCGCGGTCGCGGGGACCGCGCTCGTCGCGGGAGCCGGTGTCGCCGCCGAAGGAGCGGCCCGGCCCGGTGAAGCCCTGCGCATCGAGGTGCTGTCCAGCGCGGCGCACCAGGTGTCGGCCGGCGACGCCCTCGTCGAGGTGCGTGTCCCGCGGCGGGTCAGGCCCGCGGACGTGGTGGTCCGAGCCGGCGCGGCCGACGTCACCGATGCCTTCGACCTCACCGCCGACCGCACGCTGGTCGGTCTGGTGAGCGGCCTGCGCGAGGGCAGGACCACGCTGCGTGCCGACGTGCGTCGAGGTGCCAGGGTGGGGGCCCGCCCCGCCTCGGTGCGGGTCACGAACCACCCGGCCGCCGGGCCCATCTTCTCGGGACCGCACCAGCAGCCCTTCGTCTGCACCACGGCGCGAGGTCGATTCGACGGGCGCAAGATCCTCGGCCAGCCGATCGTGGACAACCAGGACCGTCAGGGCATCGCGGTGGCGCGGCAGGACGCGAACGGCGACTACCCGCAGGATGCGCGCGGCTATCCCACCGCCGCGGCCCAGACGGTGGGCTGGAGCGCGAACTGTGCCGCCGAGCGCCGGATCGGGTACGTCTACCGCTCGACGACCGACGATCGGTTCCACTGGCTCGACGACCCGGCGAACGCGCCGGCCGACACCGCGACCACGACCACCGACGACGGGCGGCAGGTGCCGTTCGTCGTGCGCTGGGAACGCGGCACGATCAACCGCTTCATCTACAGCATCGCGGTGCTGGCGCCGGTCGGCGATGCCGATCCGGAGCGCCCCGACGGGGCGCTGTGGAACCGCCGGCTGGTGTTCAGCTTCCAGGGCGGCGTCGCGATCGGGCACACGCAGGGCACCACGAGCGACGATGCGATGCTGCCGGCGGAGCTGCTCGGCCAGGGGTACGGCGTGATGTGGTCCAGCGGCACCAGGACCAGCACGCACTACAACCTCCAGTTGGGCGGCGAGACGGCGCTCATGCTGAAGGAGCGGGCCGTCGAGACCTACGGGGTGCCCGACTACACGGTGGCCGTGGGCGGGTCGGGCGGGGCGATCCAGCAGTACGTCTACGCCCAGAACCATCCGGGCATCATCGACGCGGCGATCCCGCAGTACTCCTATCCCGACATGGTCACGCAGGTGATCCACGTGGGCGACTGCGAGCTGCTGGAGCACTACTTCGACGCGACCGACCGGACCAACGCGAAGTGGAAGGACCCGGAGGTCCGCCAGGCGATCATCGGCCTCAACGGCACGAAGGAGCCCAAGAACCTCTCCGCGGGCGAGATCGCGCAGTGGAACCAGCTGTACGGTGCGATGCAGGCGCTCGGCTACCAGGTGATGGACCGGGCGCCCGGCTCCGCGGCGCCTCCGCTGTCGGAGTGCAAGCCCGGCTGGTTCGGGCTCACACCGCTGGCGCTCAACCCGACGTTCACCGACGTGGACGACCTCGACCAGCTCGCCCAGGGCACCGACGGCGTGGAGTGGACGCACTTCGCCGACCTCGTGAACGTCTACGGCACCGGGCCCGACGGATACGCCCGCGTGCCGTGGGACAACGTGGGCGTGCAGTACGGCCTGCAGGCGCTGAAGGACGGTGTCATCACCCCGGCGGAGTTCCTCGACCTCAACGCGAAGGTCGGCAGCTGGAAGGAGTCCCGGGACATGGTGACCGAGGGGGCACCGTTCGCGGGCCCGACGACACCGCAGAACTTCGATCCGTGGAGCTCGCGCAACATGAAGCTCAGTCCCGGCGGCGACGCGCCGGCTCCTCGCCGCGAGGGGGACCTGCGGGCGATGCGTGCGGCCTACACCTCGGGCATGCAGTTCCAGGGCGACATCGACATCCCGATCATCGACCTGCGTCCGTACCTGGAGGACGAGCTGGACATGCACAACACCCAGCAGTCGTTCGCCACCCGTCAGCGGATGCTCAACGTCGACGGCGACGCGTCGAACCAGGTGATCTGGTTCACCGACGCCCGTCCCGCGCAGGACTACGACCCCACCCTGCGCGCGTTCGAGGTGATCGACGAGTGGATGGCGAACATCGCGAGGCATCCGCGCCGCGGGGTGTCGGGCAACAAGCCGCGCCGTGCCGTCGACACCTGCTTCACGACCACCGGCGACGTCATCGCGGCCGGGTCGAGGGTGTGGAGCGGGATCATCGACACGCGGTCCGCGGGGGAGTGCACGCAGCGCTTCCCGATCTACTCGAGTTCGCGTCGCGTCGCCGGCGCGCCCTTCGAGGGCGGCATCTGGAAGTGCGCCCTGCAACCGGTCTCGAAGGCGGCGCGATCGGGACTGTACGGCTCGTGGAAGCCGACCCGCGAGGAGCTCGCCCGGTTGCAGCAGGTCTTCCCCGGCGGTGTCTGCGACTACCGCAGGCCCGATGCAGGGAAACCCGCTGGCAGGCACCACGCGTGGTGGCAGCACTGA
- a CDS encoding NAD-dependent epimerase/dehydratase family protein, with protein sequence MKIVITGASGNMGSAALRELSADGRHEVIALARRRPEVENAGAASVRWHAADVSRDDLSTIFTGADAVVHLAWKFQPTHRQDVTWRTNAVGTRRVLDAVAEVGVPAVVCASSVAAYSPVDHDTPVDETWLTDGASEATYCREKAYVERTLDAFEAAHADARVVRLRPAFTFQRSAASEQRRIFGGALARPGLLDRRRIPIVPVPSGLRLQAVHAGDVARAIAAAVERPVSGAFNLAGEGVLRRDEIGDLMGAKTVEVPPAVVQRGLDAAWRVHALPVPGSLFNALMHVPLMSTDRARTELGWSPRHSGRDAVNALLEGMPQRAGSTMPPLHP encoded by the coding sequence ATGAAGATCGTCATCACCGGCGCGTCCGGGAACATGGGGTCCGCAGCCCTGCGCGAGCTGTCCGCGGACGGGCGTCACGAGGTGATCGCCCTGGCGCGACGGCGCCCGGAGGTCGAGAACGCCGGAGCCGCCTCGGTGCGCTGGCACGCCGCCGACGTCTCGCGCGACGACCTCTCGACGATCTTCACCGGCGCCGATGCCGTGGTGCACCTGGCGTGGAAGTTCCAGCCGACGCACCGTCAGGACGTCACGTGGCGCACCAACGCGGTCGGTACGCGCCGCGTGCTCGACGCCGTCGCCGAGGTGGGCGTCCCGGCGGTGGTGTGCGCCTCCTCGGTGGCGGCGTACTCACCGGTCGACCACGACACCCCGGTGGACGAGACCTGGCTGACCGACGGGGCGTCCGAGGCGACGTACTGCCGCGAGAAGGCCTACGTCGAGCGCACGCTCGACGCGTTCGAGGCCGCGCACGCGGACGCCCGCGTCGTGCGCCTGCGGCCCGCGTTCACGTTCCAGCGCTCCGCGGCCAGCGAGCAGCGCCGCATCTTCGGCGGAGCCCTGGCGCGCCCCGGCCTGCTCGATCGCCGGCGGATCCCGATCGTCCCGGTGCCTTCGGGACTGAGGCTGCAGGCCGTCCACGCCGGGGACGTCGCGCGGGCCATCGCGGCCGCCGTCGAGCGACCCGTCTCGGGCGCCTTCAACCTGGCGGGGGAGGGCGTGCTGCGCCGGGACGAGATCGGCGACCTGATGGGCGCGAAGACCGTCGAGGTACCCCCGGCGGTGGTCCAGCGAGGACTCGACGCCGCGTGGCGAGTGCACGCCCTGCCGGTCCCCGGCAGCCTGTTCAACGCGCTGATGCACGTCCCGCTGATGTCCACCGACCGCGCCCGGACCGAACTGGGCTGGTCTCCGCGTCACTCCGGCCGCGACGCGGTCAACGCCCTGCTGGAAGGCATGCCGCAGCGCGCCGGCAGCACGATGCCCCCGCTGCACCCGTGA